AATAGCTTCAGCTGGTGGCTGTAAACCCATGCCGGTAATGCCAAAAATCACCATCGGGATAGAAGGTGGAATCACTACTCCCAACCCACCCGACGAGGCGGTAATCGCTGAGGCATAGCTTCGGTTATAGCCGCGATTAGTCATGGCCGGAATCATCAGCATTCCTACCGCCGCAGTAGTGGCAGGGCCAGAACCAGAAATAGCACCAAAAAACATACAGGCAAAGACAGTGGCCGCACCTAAGCCACCCGTCATCGGACCGGCAAAGGCTTCAGCAATATCGACCAAGCGTTTAGAAATACCTGCTGCCTCCATTAACGCCCCCGCTAAAATAAACGCAGGCAACGCCATCAATGGGAACGAGCCCACAGAAGTAAAGGCCATCTGAACAAAAGCCAGTGGATTTTCACCCAAGGCCAAATAAGCGGCTAAGGCAGCTACCGCGAGTGACACGGCGATGGGCGCACCCAACACCAAGAGTAAAAAGAACGCGCCAAACAAGACGCTGATCAGTGTGGTTTCCATGATTATTTTTCCCCGATGACCTGGTGTTGTTGTTCTTGATCTTCGCCTTTCATCAGGCTGTCGAGTGCTTTTGCTTCAGGGTCAATAAGCTCTACTTTTTTCACAAAACGCAGATAATTATTTTGGATAATCCGCAGGGTCATAGCGGTAAAGGCTATCGGCAAAATAAAGTAGAAATACTTCATGGGAATTCCCATCGTCTGGGACTTCCAAAACAGATTCATTTTGTTAAAAACGAAGTCGTAACTTAAGTAAACGAAGAAGGCGTTAAAGCCAATCCAGACGATATCGGTCAAGACCGCACAGAAGGTCCCCACCCATCGCGGCAACCACTTAAACTGAAACAGTACGCGGTTATGGGCTGACATTTTGGTGGCATAAACAGCGCCTAAATAGGCAAACCACACAAATGCATAGGTCGCTAATTCATCCCCCCAAGGAATGGAGTAGCTAAATAAGTTTCTCAGTATGATCTGCAGAAACAGCAACACGACAAAGGTTACCAAGAGCAACTGACACAGCACGCTCTCAAAATTATCAATTAATTTGAATAGAAAGTTTTTCATCAACATCACCTGACAAGAAAGACTCCACAACCAACAGCCCCCCGCACGACACAGGCGGACTGTTGATACAACATGAAACGCGTCTAGTTACTTCTCAGGGGCAGGGTCACGGCCTAGCGTACTTAACACACGGTCAAGTTTGTCTTTACCACCAATGCTTTTATAAAATTTCGGCCAGATTTTAGTGGCTTGAGCAATCCACTCACTCTCATTATCTTTGGGCTGCACAATGGTCATGCCACGCTCTTCAACCAGGCTCTTTTTAATCGCCTGCTCTTTGGCTTGTAAATAAGCATAACTGTGTTCAGTTGCTGCTTTACCTGCCTCGATTACCGTTGTTTGCATCTCAGGGCTTAAGCTTTGAAAAACACCTTCACCCATAACCAATGGCTCTAATGAAAACACATAGCAGCTATCTGTGATGTACTTTTGCACTTCATAGAATTTCATCGCGTCTATCGTGATGTAAGGATTATCTTGGCCATGTACTACCCCCTGCTGTAAGGCGGTAAAGGTTTCCGACCAGGCCATCGGCGTTGGGTTAACACCCCATGCTTGATAAGAGCCGATCATAATTCCATTCTTGGGCACACGAATCACTAATCCCTTAAGATCAGCTGGCGACTCAACCGCGCGTACTGAGTTGGTCAAACGCCGGCACCCTGAATAGGCCCAACCTAAAATTCGTACACCTGCATCACGGATAGTGTCATCAGCCAGTTGCTTACCAATTTCACCTTGGGTGAGCAATTTGGCATCTTCGGCACCATGAATCACATAAGGCAGTGTCAAAACACCGACATTGGGTGAAAAGGGCGTGATGTTATTAACTGCCAGAATAGAGAAATCCAGCAAACCCATGCTGGCATTATTAATAGTGTCTTCTTCACTGCCTAACTGGCCGTTAGGAAATAAATTAATTTTGTATTTGCCGTCCGTACGCTTTTCAATTTCCTCAGCAAAGCTTTTACCTAATTCATACTGAGTTCCACCGGCTGCATCACCAATGGCCATTTTCCAAGTTGCAGCTAGGCTGTTAGCACTAAAAGCTACGCACGCAGCGGATATAACAACAGAAAGTGCTCGTTTGTAAGTTCGCATATTGGTTATCCTATTTTTGTTATTGTTTTGTAGGGGTTTAGCAGCAATCAATCGCCTGCTTTTGCCCTAGCACTAAGTGCTTGTTATTGCTAATACGGCATTTATTGTTACTTACGCCTCTTTTTTACCCACTCTGCTACGCATTCAATAGAGCCAACTACTGACCTTGTGTTGGGCCAGTATTGTTAGGCAATTGCTGAAGCTTCCTACTACCTACTGACTAAGCGAGCCAACCGCTAACTATGCCATACTCTGGTGCCTCAAATTTCTCCAAAGCCGTTCAGAGTTTTTTGTCCCATGCTACTTTTTCATCTAGATTCAAAACTGCCAGAAACCTTGCAGCGACAGCTCTACAAGAAAATTGCTAATGCAATTTTGGATGGTCAAATTCCTTTAGATAAAGCCTTGCCTTCAAGCCGCAAACTGGCCAGTGAGTTAAATGTTGCACGCAACACTGTGGTTTTGGTGTATGAGCAATTATTAGATGACGGTTACCTGCTAGCCAAAAGTCGTAGCGGTTTTTTTGTCAATGCCGACATTTTACAAGGCCATGCACAACAACAATCAGGCGCCAAAAACACACAGGGACAGCCGATCGCTTGGGAAAACTTGCTGAGTATTCGCCCTTCCTTGCAACACAACATTCGTAAACCCAAAGATTGGTACAACTACGAATTTCCTTTTTTATATGGCCAACTGGATCCAACCCTATTTCCCACGCAACACTGGCGCGAATGCAGCCGTGATGCGATGAATGTGCAAAACATTCGCAGCTGGTCAATTGATCACTTTGATGAGGATGATCCATTACTGGTGGAGCAAATCCGCACACGCTTATTACCCCGACGCGGTGTCTGGGCTAAAGCTGAGCAAATTTTAATTACTGTCGGCACGCAACAAGCGTTATGGATGACCGCGCAATTATTACTTAAACCTAATCGACGTTTTGGCATGGAAAATCCAGGCTACGTTGACATGTACAATATTGCGCGCTTATTTACTGACAATATTCAATTACTAACGGTAGATGAACAAGGCATGCAGCCAGAGTTAATCGCTGCAGATTGTCAGCTAGTCTATGTCACACCAAGTCATCAAAGCCCGACCAATGTCACTATGCCGCTCAAGCGTCGCCGGCAATTATTGGAACTGGCTGAAAAAAACAATTTTCTGATTATTGAAGATGACTACAACAGCGAAACCAACTATGAAAGCAACCCGACTCCGGCGCTAAAAAGCTTAGATCAGAATGATCGGGTCATTTATATGGGCAGTCTTTCTAAGACCCTGGCCCCAGGCTTAAGGCTAGGCTACATGGTGGCCCATCCCACCTTGATTCAAGAAATTCGCGCGATGAGACGCTTAATGCTACGCCATCCTCCAGCCAATAATCAGCGCACCTTAGCGCTGTTTATTGAGCGCGGTTACCACGACGTGCTGTTACGTCATGTCCATCGAGTCTTAAAAGAACGCTGGAAGTGCATGAGTGAGGCGCTACAACGCCATCTGCCACAATTTAGTACAGCTTCCAATGTCGGGGGAACGAGCTTTTGGTTAAAAGCACCCGAAGGCTTAGATTTTCGCAAACTTCAGGCCTTAGCCCGTAAACACAGCATTTTGATTGAGTGTGGTGATATTCATCACTTTGCTCAAGGCGAGCATGAGTATCTACGGCTAGGATTTACCGCGATTCCAGCAGAAAAAATTGAGCCAGGCTTAACATGCTTGGCTCAATTAATTCCTTTAGCGATGACTAAACGTCAGTCCTAGGGTTAGGGGCGTTCGTCTTTTAGATGATACCAACGATAGAGAAAACTCTGCCCCATTCGTCTAAAAGGCGCAAACATTTGTGACTCAACCATCTCTTTTACATTAGGGAAAGGTAATTTCGAGTTAAAAATAGGCAAACTCATATCAATTCTATCGCCTGCAATTAACTGCGCTAAGCGCTTACCCGCCTGAGCTGAATACATAACGCCATTACCACCATAACCTAGGGCGTAATAAATCGTCTGCTTAGGATCTGGCTGGAAGATACGCGGCATCATATCGTGACTGACATCCACCCAACCCCACCACGAGTAATCAATCTCAACCCCTTGCAACGCAGGAAATTTACGATGCAAATCGTTAATCAGCATGTTTTTGTATTTGGCTTGCGGCGCATCTAACCCAGTAATTGCACTGCGGCTACCAATTTGCAAACGATTATCTGGCAGTAACCGATAATAGTGCCGCAAAATGCGAGTATCGGTAATAACCTGACGAGTACGCATATTACAGGCTTCAATTTCAGCGTCCGTCAGCACCCGTGTGACCACAGAGTTGGATAACACCGGCAACAAACGATTCTTCAATTGGCTGTGTAACCCTTGCGAAGTATAGCCGCCCGTCGCCATTCCTACTGAACGCGCCTTCACTACGCCACCTGGGGTTTTTAAGTAATGTATACCATCGCGGGTTTCCCAGCCCTGCACTGGACTAGCTGGGTGAATTTTCACTCCTAGTGCCCGCGCTTTACGATGATAACCAAAAGCTAATTTACCAGCGTGAATTCCAATACCTTCTGGCTCATGCATCGCCCCTGCTGCTTCCTGATCACCTATCCAGTCTCGTTTAACAGTGTCAGCATCTAGGATCTGCGCATCATAATTGAAGGTTTCGCGCAGCAGTTTTGCCTCTTTCTCAAGAATTGGCATTTGTCGATCACGGTGGGCCACATATAAGTGCCCACCCGGCTGCGGTTCGCAATCAATATCTTTAATTAACTGCTTAAAGGTTTCCATGCCATCTAAGCATTCTTGGTGCAGTTTATGCGCAATATCTAAACCATAGCGATCAATCCACTGCGAGCGTTTGAGTCGTCCGGTGGCACATTGCGCTTGCCCGCCATTACGTGTAGAACAACCCCAGCTTACACGGTTGGCCTCTAATACCGTGGCTTTAATACCATAATTTTCAGCCAAGAAAATTGCCGCAGTTAAGCCAGTAAAGCCGGATCCTACAATCACTACATCGGCTTCTAGGTCGCCTTGCACAGGGCCATCATCCGCAGGTGGCTCACCTGCAGTACCAATCCAGTAGGTCGGCGCATAGTCGCGGCCACGGCCGGGCGTTTTGCTAGTCAGGGGATCATAAGCCGGATCATACGGCTGCATCGGAGCGGTACTACGTTGCTCCGCAGCTTGCTCCCTTTGCTTATTTAGTTCTACAGTCATGACGGTTTCCTCGTGATCGTTACTATTAACTTCTGCTTTAGCAATCAGGCATTAATAGGCGGACGATTCTTACGAAACGCATTTTTAATCGCGATTTTTCCATCACGGAAAGTCAAGACATCAATCATGCGTGCTTCAGTACGTAAACCATCAAGCGTGGTGCCCTTATACGTGGTTTCCATAAAGCCTTTATCACCAATTACGTAGTACTCACCATCCACCCAGCACGCGTCGGGTGCATTTTTCCATGCATTGGATAAGCCCACACGCACGGCTTCCGGTCCAACAAAGCTGGTGCCCTGTAACTCACTGCCCGCCACGCCGTTAAATACGCAGTCATCGGTCATCATTTCGAGTAAGGCATCAATATCATGGCGGTTAAGGGCATCGCCGAAGGCTTTTAAGAACGCAACATCTGGTTGGCTCATAGTGAACTCCACTTATTTAATCAGTTTGTAATTATTATTCACGCCCAATCGCTGGAAACGTGTGCAGTGCAGTCTACGACAAGCTATTGAGCTGGCATTAGCGCCAGTTATCAGTGTTTGTTTGGGCCAGTATTTTGCATTTTATGCCGTATAAGACAGCCACAAACAACAACTTATTCTATTTTATGAAACACAAGGTTCCGCTTTTAATAAAATTAAAGATAGGTTAAGCTCAAATTCTAATAAAAACCAATTCTGCCCACCGAGGAGCAAACATGTCAGATTTATTAAGTAGCAAACCAGATACCCTACGTTCGGCACGTGAACTCTTCGGCATTGATAGCGACTTAATGGTCCCCGTCTTTAGCGAGCCTAATGAGTATGTGCCTGAAATTGATCCGGCCTATCGCTTTAATCCAGATGTTACCTTAGCTATTTTGGCGGGCTTTACACGCAATCGTCGGGTCATGGTGCAAGGACTACATGGCACCGGCAAATCAACCCATATTGAGCAAATTGCCGCCCGTCTTAATTGGCCTTGCTTACGGGTCAACTTAGACGGCCATATCAGCCGCCTAGACTTAGTTGGCAAAGATGCCATTGTGGTCAGAGAGGGAGTACAGGTCACCGAGTTCCAAGAAGGTATAGTGCCTTGGTCGTTACAGCGTCCTATAGCTTTAATTTTTGACGAGTACGATGCCGGCCGGCCTGACGTTATGTTTGTGATCCAGCGAATTTTAGAGCGCGATGGACACTTTTCGCTGCTTGATCAAAATAAAGTTATCCATCCTCACCCCTATTTCCGCCTGTTCGCCACCGCTAACACCGTTGGCTTAGGCAACCTATCTGGGATGTACCAAGGCACTCAAGTACTCAACCATGCACAAATTGACCGCTGGAATATTGTGGCCAAGCTAGATTATTTAAAACCAGAGGAAGAGGCAGCCATTGTGTTAGCCCGAGTGCCTGAAAAAAACACTGAGCAAGGTCGCAAATTGATTGATGCGATGGTGAGCGTAGCCGCTTTAACCCGCAAAGGCTTTGCTGTAGGCGATATTTCAACCTTAATGTCTCCCCGCACGGTGATCACCTGGGCTGAAAACTGCGAAATTTTTCATGATCCAGCGCTTGCCTTCCGCCTCTCTTTTTTAAACAAATGTGATGATAGTGAACGACAAATTGTCGCCGAATATTATCAACGCGCCTTTAATCAAGAACTTGATGAATCCTACGCCAGTGAGCAACTTGCACCATGACCCACACCAGCGCCCAACAACAAGCTCGGCGCCAACAGCAGGTCGAAGCGCTGTGTGCTGCCAGCATCCGTGCCATTAGTGGCTTACCTGAACTTAATTTTCGGGGCAAAGTACTGCATCTAGGTGAAGTACGATTGCCCTTGCATGCTCCCCATCATCGGATCGATACAGCAATATCAGCCTTTGATGACTGCCGCGCAGCAGCCGATGCTCTGGCGGTACGCTTACTGTTCACCGATGAGGCATTACATCGCCAACACTGCCCTAGCCCGCCGATTGCCCGACTGGTCTTTGAACTACTTGAACAATTACGCGTAGAAACCTTGGTACCAGAATCATTAACTGGAATCGCCAGTAATCTTAAGCAGCGCTTTATCCGCTGGTCGCAAGATTTTCACCGTTCTGGACATACCGAAGGCAGCACCGGAATTTTGCTATATACCGTCGCGCAAATGTGTTGGGCGAGACTCAATGCATGGCAAGTATTAGAAGAAACCGAAGACTTTATTGAAAGTACTCGTTTCTCTTTGGCGGCATTGATTGGTACCGCCTTAGCGGGTTTACGCCGCACTCGCCAGCAACAGGCTGACTTTATTCCCCACGCTCTGGCCATTGCCGAGCTTGTTAATCAGCTAATTGAAGCCCAGCGAGCAGCCCACGCTGCAGAAGACGCAGAAGCCAATGAAGAAGAGCAAGCTACGCAAAAAGGCTTTGCTTTACTACTTGATTTTGATCAAGGCGATGATGACGAAGGCTTTGCCAACGCCCGTAGCGGCACCAGTAAAGCCTTTGCTGAAAGCCAGCAGGGCTACGCGGTATTTACCACAGCCTATGACCGTGAATTGCATGCAGCTCAGTTAATGCGTCCCGCACTGCTTGATGAATATCGCGATCGCTTAGACCGAGGCATTGCCGAGCAAAATATCAATGTCCCACGCCTAGCGCGTCAATTAAGTGCTGTGCTAGCTAACCCACAGCGTGATGACTGGCTCTATGGTGAAGAAGAAGGTCGCATTGATGGGCGCCGCTTAGCACAATTAGTTAGCTCGCCTACTGAGCGCCGCCTATTTTATCAAGAACGTTATCAGCCAGTCGCTGACTGTGTGGTGAGCATCTTGCTTGATTGCTCTGGCTCTATGCGCCATCAAATTGAACCCGTGGCGATGCTTGCCGACTGCCTAATTCGCGCCTTAGATATGATTGGTGCTAGCAGTGAACTCTTAGGGTTTACTACCAATGCGTGGAATGGCGGTAAAGCGCATAAAGACTGGTTACGCCAAGGACGTCCTGTGTATCCAGGACGGTTGAATGAAGTCTGTCACTTTATTTTTAAAGAGGCAGACCGTGGTTGGCGCCGATCCCGCCGAGAAATTGCGGCCTTACTCAAGGGCGATTTATTTCGTGAAGGGATCGATGGAGAAGCCGTAGACTGGGCCTGTAATCGACTCTTGGCGCGCAGTGAAAACCGAAAAATCCTCATCGTGATTTCTGACGGTAGTCCAGCCGACAGTGCGACCAATCTCACTAACGATGCTTATTATTTAGATAATCATCTTAAAGAGGTACTTGCGCGCCGTGAACGACAGGCAGAAGTCGATATTTTAGGATTAGGTGTAGGCTTGGATTTGAGCCCATTTTATAGACACTGTATTGCTACCGATATGTCGCAAGTTTTAGATAACCACCTATTCGATGAAATTGTGCAGTTAATTAACCACCGTAAACGACGTTAAGCACCCGCAAATTTCCCCCTCGGTTGACCCAACCTAGCAATACCAGGAGCGTCTGTATGGCAAAAACCCACGTAGTCCACCAATTTGGCATGGGCACTTCCATTCGTAGTAGCAACTATACCGAAGCTTGTGCACGGGGCATTCGTGATGCGTTATGGCATAACTCACTGAATGTTGCCGAAGCTTTTGGTTTTCCACGTGAAGCCATGTTAATTGACGTTGAAATTGGCGTACAGCAACCCGAGCAGGTTGATGTAAGTGCCTTAGTCAAAATTTTCCCTTACGGCCAGCCTAGCATTCGCGTGGTTAAAGGCGGACTCGATATTGAAAAGCCCGATGGCAGCAGCAAAAGTGTAATCGCTAATGTGGCATTAATTGTGTCATTTGATATGGAGCCTGCATAATGAGCGAACAACGTATTATTTTAGAGATGGGCAGCAGTAACTCACTGTATGCACAAGACTATACCAAGGCGGCCTGCCGCGCAGTGCAAGATGCTTTACGGCATTCCTCTTTAGTACTTTTTTCTTCTCTAGGTTACGATCATCGTCAAATGCGCGTAGAGGTAACAATTGGGGTACAGCAACCTGAGCAAGTTGATACCCAAGTCGTGGCGGCAGAACTGCCCCGCGGCCGAGCAGAAGTTAAAGTCGTGCATGGTGGTTTAAACGTGCATGATCCAGCCAGTAATCATACCCATGTCATAGCCACTGCCGCAGTAGCTGCCTTTCTACCAATTCAGAGCGCAGCTTGGCGTTTATCTGAATCGGTTAATTAAGCCACGCGCTTGCGTGATCTCAGCGGTGTTTGTTCAAGATAAACACCGCTGCCAGTATTTAACTATCAAGCATCTGCTGGCTAACGCCAGCTATGATCAACGACAGTCCAATTAACAATAAAACTAAGCACACCAAGCGGCGCATCGCCTGTACCGAGAGTGGAGGTGCCCACCTTCGCCCTAGCCAAGTACCAATCACCACAGCAGGCAATGCCCAAGCAGTTAACAACACAATGTCAGTAGTCATCTGCCCTGTACTAATGACTAATCCAGTACGAGCGCCCGAAGCCAAACCAAATAACAGCAGTAATGTATGACGGATACAATTAATTGCTAATGGCTGCCGATAATAATGATAAATCAATGGCGGGCCGGCAATTTCAAATAATCCACCAAACAAACCCGAGACGCTGCCAAAGAGCGTAAAACTGCGCGGACTTGATATTTTTTGCTGATAGCGCGGCTTAATCAGTAAAGCCAAACCACCATAGACAATAACTACCCCTAGCAACATTTGCATCGCCACCGAAGCACTTACACTGAGGTAATTCAGCAGCCATACCCCAAGCACTAAACTTGGCAGTAGACCAAGCAATACTGCTAATACCGTTGGCCAATTCACGAAATGCAGACGCCCGGGCAAGGCAATGGCACAGTTGACTAAAGTCATTAGGCTGATAACTGCTACCACTGACGTCATCGGCAAAACCCCCATGCCTCCTACCAACCCCATCACTAACATGCCTAAGCCAAAACCCGTCACTGTTTGAAAATACCCAGCGAAGCCTGCAATCAGCAAAAAGACCCAAGGGACTTCAAAACTAACATTGATCAATTTGTTTCACCTTTACTCGGGGACAGCCCAGCTCTTAATAGCTTAACGACAACCCAATTAAAAACCCCCAGCATAGCTGGGGGTTTTAAGGATCAGTGTCACATGTTATTGCAAGACTGGCTTAAACGTAGTCTTTGTATTTTTCCAGCAAACGCACAGGTTTTTTCAGCGCATCGCGGCGGAATGGATCGCCTAGCTCACGCGTACACATTACCTCGATAATTGTGGTTTTACCCTCATTCATTTGCATGTTGATCGCTTTTTTCAACGCTGGTCCAACGTCTTCTAAGCGGTCAATTGTCATACCTTCGGCTCCCATCGAACGTGCGATTTCGGCAAAGCTTTGGTTTTCTAGCTCACCGGCAACAAAGCGGCGGTTATAGAACTCGACTTGGTTTTTCTTCTCAGCACCCCACTGACGGTTATGGAATACCACTACCGTAACTGGAATATCGTGACGCACTGCAGTCATGGTTTCCATTAAGCTCATACCCCAAGCACCATCACCTGTGTAAGCAATCGCAGGGCGATCAGGTGCTGCTACTTTCGCTCCCATAATCGTTGGGAAGGCATAACCACAGTTACCAAAACTCATAGGAGCAAAGAAACTACGTGGCTTTTCAAAGCGTAAGTAACTATGGGCAACGGCGTTAATATTACCGATATCGGTAGATACCATGACGTTTTCTGGCATCGCTTTTTCTAACTCGCGCAATACTTGACGTGGGTGCAAGTAGGAACCGCCAGAGAACGGTGTCTCATTTTTCGCTTCTTCGATTGCATCCAAGCTAAATGGATCCGTTTCATGGGTCCACTCATCTAATTCTTTCTCCCATGCCGCTTTCTCGCTAGCGATTAACTCGGCACGCTCTTCACGGTTAGCATCACAGGCTAGTTCACGACCTTTTAGGCGATCAACCAGTGCTACTGCAGCTTCTTTGGCATCACCACACACACCCACTGCAATTTTCTTCACCAGACCCAGCATTTTATGGTCAGCATCGATCTGAATAATCTTCGCATCTTTCGGCCAATAGTCCATGCCGTGCTGCGGTAGAGTACCGAATGGACCAAGACGTGTTCCTAAAGCCAAGACTACGTCTGCTTTAGCCATTAACTTCATACCTGCTTTAGAACCTTGGTAACCTAGTGGACCTGCCCATAAGGGGTGACTTGCAGGGAATGAGTCGTTATGTTGGTAGCTGTTCACTACGGGTGCACCAAGGCGCTCAGCTAGTGCTTTACACTCATCCACACCATCAGCCATCACCACACCACCCCCTGAAATAATGACAGGGAAACGTGCATTGGCTAACAACTCAGCTGCTTCATCCAAACTTTTAGTACCACCAGGACCACGATCTAAACGCGCTGGTTTTGGAATCTCAGCTTCAATTTCGCCATAGAAGTAGTCACGTGGAATGTTCAACTGAGTCGGACCAATTTCTGACATTGCGCGATCAAAGCAACGGCCAGTGAATTCAGCAATACGTGCTGGATGCGTCACATGACCTTGATACTTTACAAACTCTTGGAACATCGGCAGCTGATTACACTCTTGGAATCCACCTAAACCAATACCCGTTGTGCCCGTTTCTGGAGTAATAATTACTACTGGACTATGGGCCCAGAAAGCCGCAGCAATACCCGTCACACTGTTAGAAATACCTGGACCATTTTGGCCAATTAATACGCCGTGACGGCCTGAAACACGCGCATAACCATCCGCCATGTGGGCTGAGCCTTGCTCATGAACTACGGGAATTAAGCGGATACCTGCTGGTGCGAAAATATCCATCGCATCCATGAAAGCCGACCCCATAATACCGAACATTTCGGTCACGCCATTAGCCACCAGCGTTTCAACAAAAGCCTCTGAAGGCGTCATTTTTTGTTTGCCTTCAACTACTTGCCGTGTATCAGTTGCCTGACGAACATTTGAATTGTTTTTATTATTGCTCATGCGTTAACTCCAAGATAGCCACTGGGTTTATCGTAAGAAAATTCACTTTATCGCTCATTTCATTCCGAAAAACGGAACATGTATGCAATCTAGCCTGAACCGTAACGTCAGTCAACCGTAATTCTATAAAACAATACAAATTGCATTATTTTTTGAAATAAAACATAATTCTAAGCATTACGAGGACATCACTATGAGCAGTATAAAATCTGGTGAAAACCGCTTGGATGGTGGTACACCAACCCAGCGTTTATTAGCCTTATTAGAAGTTATTTCAGAAAAAGATCAATTTGTGACATTACAAGGACTGGTTGAAGAAACAGGCATCCCCAAACCCACTATGCATCGCATGCTGCAACAGCTAGAAAGCTCTGGCATGCTGCAGCGTGAAGCCGATGGCAGGCACTATAGCCGTGCCGTGCGCTTACGCCGCCTAGCAGAAAACTTACTTCTCAATGACACCATTGGTGGTGCACGACATGCCATTCTTAAGTCGTTAGTCGAAGAAATTGGTGAAACATGCAATATCACCGCGTTATCTGGCGGCGAAGTACTGTATCTGGATCGGGTAGAAACCCCTGCACCCTTACGTTTTTACTTACATCCAGGTTCTCGGGTCCCTGTGCACTGTTCTGCAAGTGGCAAACTCTTTTTAGCGCAAATGGCACCCGCCCAGCGTCGCCGTTTACTGGCCGATATTCCATTAAAGCAGTTTACTTACAATACCTTGACTGACCATCAGGCATTAGAGCAAGAAATCGAAACAGTTAAACAACAAGGCTATGCTTTTGATGATGAGGAATTTTTGCCAGGCCTGCTCTGCATTGCTGTGCTAGCAACTAACCCCAATGGCGTCTCTAATATTGGCGTTGCGATGCAAGCACCCATTATGCGTGTAAACCGCGAACAAGCACTGAGTTTCTTACCTGCACTCCAACGGGCAGCCGATGCTATCGCAGCCATCTGCCAAGAAGGCATGCCCAGCGATAAATAATGGCAACTCGATCGATACTCATAACGCTGCATAGTATCGATCGAAAATGATTGTTTAGAGGGTAAGGCGAGGTTAAACATTGTGTTAAAACGCCAAACCTACGGCCTACTTGGGCTTTTGTAAAATGAGCTGTACCACCTCTGCCAAGCCAGTATGCCCAGTACCTTCAATCACCTCACGCTGTATTTCTTGCCCTAAAATCACTTTAAAGCCTGGGAAGTCTTGTAATAACTCATCCAAACTAAACAGCATATCTAAGTTATTAGGACCACCAGTGCCACGCCCTAGCTGCTGCTTACTGTAGCCCTCTAGTAACAACACGCCACCAGGGCGCAAAGCCTTAGCTAATCGATGATGCAAGGTACGTCGCAACTGACTGGGTAAATGAGCAAAAATAGATACCA
The sequence above is a segment of the Thiopseudomonas alkaliphila genome. Coding sequences within it:
- a CDS encoding TRAP transporter small permease; the encoded protein is MKNFLFKLIDNFESVLCQLLLVTFVVLLFLQIILRNLFSYSIPWGDELATYAFVWFAYLGAVYATKMSAHNRVLFQFKWLPRWVGTFCAVLTDIVWIGFNAFFVYLSYDFVFNKMNLFWKSQTMGIPMKYFYFILPIAFTAMTLRIIQNNYLRFVKKVELIDPEAKALDSLMKGEDQEQQHQVIGEK
- a CDS encoding TRAP transporter substrate-binding protein, which produces MRTYKRALSVVISAACVAFSANSLAATWKMAIGDAAGGTQYELGKSFAEEIEKRTDGKYKINLFPNGQLGSEEDTINNASMGLLDFSILAVNNITPFSPNVGVLTLPYVIHGAEDAKLLTQGEIGKQLADDTIRDAGVRILGWAYSGCRRLTNSVRAVESPADLKGLVIRVPKNGIMIGSYQAWGVNPTPMAWSETFTALQQGVVHGQDNPYITIDAMKFYEVQKYITDSCYVFSLEPLVMGEGVFQSLSPEMQTTVIEAGKAATEHSYAYLQAKEQAIKKSLVEERGMTIVQPKDNESEWIAQATKIWPKFYKSIGGKDKLDRVLSTLGRDPAPEK
- the pdxR gene encoding MocR-like pyridoxine biosynthesis transcription factor PdxR; the protein is MLLFHLDSKLPETLQRQLYKKIANAILDGQIPLDKALPSSRKLASELNVARNTVVLVYEQLLDDGYLLAKSRSGFFVNADILQGHAQQQSGAKNTQGQPIAWENLLSIRPSLQHNIRKPKDWYNYEFPFLYGQLDPTLFPTQHWRECSRDAMNVQNIRSWSIDHFDEDDPLLVEQIRTRLLPRRGVWAKAEQILITVGTQQALWMTAQLLLKPNRRFGMENPGYVDMYNIARLFTDNIQLLTVDEQGMQPELIAADCQLVYVTPSHQSPTNVTMPLKRRRQLLELAEKNNFLIIEDDYNSETNYESNPTPALKSLDQNDRVIYMGSLSKTLAPGLRLGYMVAHPTLIQEIRAMRRLMLRHPPANNQRTLALFIERGYHDVLLRHVHRVLKERWKCMSEALQRHLPQFSTASNVGGTSFWLKAPEGLDFRKLQALARKHSILIECGDIHHFAQGEHEYLRLGFTAIPAEKIEPGLTCLAQLIPLAMTKRQS
- a CDS encoding NAD(P)/FAD-dependent oxidoreductase, translated to MTVELNKQREQAAEQRSTAPMQPYDPAYDPLTSKTPGRGRDYAPTYWIGTAGEPPADDGPVQGDLEADVVIVGSGFTGLTAAIFLAENYGIKATVLEANRVSWGCSTRNGGQAQCATGRLKRSQWIDRYGLDIAHKLHQECLDGMETFKQLIKDIDCEPQPGGHLYVAHRDRQMPILEKEAKLLRETFNYDAQILDADTVKRDWIGDQEAAGAMHEPEGIGIHAGKLAFGYHRKARALGVKIHPASPVQGWETRDGIHYLKTPGGVVKARSVGMATGGYTSQGLHSQLKNRLLPVLSNSVVTRVLTDAEIEACNMRTRQVITDTRILRHYYRLLPDNRLQIGSRSAITGLDAPQAKYKNMLINDLHRKFPALQGVEIDYSWWGWVDVSHDMMPRIFQPDPKQTIYYALGYGGNGVMYSAQAGKRLAQLIAGDRIDMSLPIFNSKLPFPNVKEMVESQMFAPFRRMGQSFLYRWYHLKDERP
- a CDS encoding nuclear transport factor 2 family protein, whose protein sequence is MSQPDVAFLKAFGDALNRHDIDALLEMMTDDCVFNGVAGSELQGTSFVGPEAVRVGLSNAWKNAPDACWVDGEYYVIGDKGFMETTYKGTTLDGLRTEARMIDVLTFRDGKIAIKNAFRKNRPPINA
- a CDS encoding AAA family ATPase, yielding MSDLLSSKPDTLRSARELFGIDSDLMVPVFSEPNEYVPEIDPAYRFNPDVTLAILAGFTRNRRVMVQGLHGTGKSTHIEQIAARLNWPCLRVNLDGHISRLDLVGKDAIVVREGVQVTEFQEGIVPWSLQRPIALIFDEYDAGRPDVMFVIQRILERDGHFSLLDQNKVIHPHPYFRLFATANTVGLGNLSGMYQGTQVLNHAQIDRWNIVAKLDYLKPEEEAAIVLARVPEKNTEQGRKLIDAMVSVAALTRKGFAVGDISTLMSPRTVITWAENCEIFHDPALAFRLSFLNKCDDSERQIVAEYYQRAFNQELDESYASEQLAP